In one Trueperaceae bacterium genomic region, the following are encoded:
- a CDS encoding arylsulfatase, with amino-acid sequence MPTDRPPNIIFVLCDDLGYGDLSCYGSPTIDTPELDALANEGQRWTNCYASSPICHPSRAGLMTGRYPGRPDFREVDTMADMLKRADYHTALIGKWHLGMEEGLHPNDRGFDYYYGTPSSNDHFPIGDFEYENYKSFQHANYVAGEADTFDVPIYRQRDLVERPARQTQFTQRYTRETNEFINAHSDESFFIYLAHNMPHVPLWPSEEFRGKSRGGIYGDVVEEIDWSIGEIVRNLKQQGILENTLIVFTSDNGPWKSYHELGGSAGPLRGEKGTCWDGGGRVPCVISWPGTIPSGRVDDLAAHIDFFATFASLTGQELPTDVIMDSIDILPTIKEGKRSEREAFFFFDGWRDQNLWAVRDREFKLHMHSAPTMFSKAESHLDRPLLYDMTNDVGESHDVYAAHPERVEKLMNLFRDMDEEIPYNWWQANQVKT; translated from the coding sequence ATGCCAACTGATCGACCCCCCAACATTATTTTCGTCCTCTGCGATGACCTTGGTTACGGTGACCTGTCGTGCTACGGCAGTCCAACAATCGATACTCCCGAACTTGATGCCCTAGCTAATGAAGGTCAACGTTGGACTAATTGTTACGCTTCAAGCCCCATATGCCACCCAAGTCGCGCTGGACTCATGACCGGCCGGTACCCCGGTCGTCCTGACTTCCGTGAAGTCGACACAATGGCCGACATGCTTAAAAGAGCTGATTATCACACTGCCCTGATCGGCAAATGGCACTTGGGTATGGAAGAAGGCTTGCACCCAAACGATCGCGGTTTTGATTACTACTACGGTACTCCCTCAAGTAACGACCATTTTCCAATTGGTGATTTCGAGTACGAGAATTACAAAAGCTTCCAACACGCAAATTACGTTGCCGGAGAGGCAGATACCTTCGATGTACCAATCTACCGACAGCGCGACCTTGTCGAACGTCCCGCCCGGCAGACTCAATTCACGCAACGTTACACCCGAGAGACTAACGAGTTCATAAATGCCCACTCGGATGAATCGTTCTTCATTTACCTAGCGCACAACATGCCTCACGTACCACTCTGGCCTTCTGAAGAATTCCGCGGAAAGAGTCGCGGAGGAATTTATGGTGACGTGGTTGAAGAGATCGACTGGTCCATCGGAGAAATTGTTCGTAACCTCAAACAACAAGGAATACTCGAGAACACTCTCATTGTTTTTACGAGCGATAATGGTCCTTGGAAAAGCTATCACGAATTAGGAGGAAGCGCAGGGCCACTCCGAGGTGAAAAAGGCACATGCTGGGATGGAGGAGGTCGAGTACCATGCGTAATTTCCTGGCCCGGAACCATACCCTCAGGAAGAGTGGATGACTTAGCAGCCCACATTGATTTCTTCGCTACCTTCGCGTCATTAACAGGCCAAGAACTTCCAACTGACGTCATCATGGATTCGATCGATATTCTGCCCACCATTAAGGAAGGGAAACGCAGCGAACGAGAAGCATTCTTCTTCTTCGATGGTTGGCGAGACCAGAATTTATGGGCAGTAAGAGATCGAGAATTCAAACTGCATATGCACTCCGCTCCAACAATGTTCTCAAAGGCTGAATCGCACTTAGATCGCCCGTTACTTTACGACATGACAAACGACGTTGGGGAGTCACACGATGTGTATGCTGCGCATCCGGAACGCGTTGAAAAACTAATGAATCTCTTCCGAGATATGGACGAGGAAATACCGTACAATTGGTGGCAAGCTAATCAAGTAAAAACGTAA